A window of Cyanobacterium sp. T60_A2020_053 contains these coding sequences:
- a CDS encoding DUF3155 domain-containing protein gives MARKRKRKSRRRLEGRKILELVPHHYIESGDDKPVTAARKHIRAEGITPPAVLVVKRNEHTTDRYFWAEKGLFGAQYVEENHFLFPSLKTIKPQVKAPSGTPALSSH, from the coding sequence TTGGCCAGAAAAAGAAAACGCAAAAGTCGTCGCCGCTTAGAGGGAAGAAAAATTTTAGAATTAGTACCTCATCACTACATCGAAAGTGGCGATGATAAACCCGTGACTGCAGCACGGAAACATATTCGAGCTGAAGGTATTACCCCCCCAGCAGTTTTAGTAGTAAAGCGCAATGAGCATACCACAGATCGCTATTTTTGGGCGGAAAAAGGTTTGTTTGGTGCTCAATATGTGGAAGAAAACCATTTTCTTTTCCCCAGTTTAAAAACTATTAAGCCTCAAGTCAAAGCGCCCTCCGGCACTCCAGCCTTATCCTCTCACTAG